CTGCCCGGCATCCAGCCCGCCACAGAGCAGGATTACGCCGACGAATTCAATGACTACATCCTGGCGGCCCGGGTGGTGGAGAGCCTGGACCAGGCGCTATATCACATTGCCAGATACTCCACCCACCACAGCGAATGCATCGTCACAGAGGATCCCGAGTCCGCCGGGCGCTTCAGCGCCGAAGTGGACGCGGCGGCTGTCTACGTCAACGCATCCACCCGCTTCACCGACGGCAGCGAGTTCGGCCTGGGTGCGGAAATCGGTATCTCCACCCAAAAGATGCATGCCCGGGGGCCCATGGGGCTGCGGGAGCTGACCTCCTATAAATATTTGATTCACGGAACCGGTCAGATTCGATAAATATCCTTTGACATGCTGCAAAATTCGGAATAATATGTTACTTGAAGGAAGGTGCAGCAGTGAAAAAAGGATTTACCTTGATGGAGATGCTGATTGTCGTGGCAATCATCGCCGTTCTGGCGGCGATCGCGGTTCCGACGTTCGCCCATCGCATGGACACCACCCGTGAAGTGGCCTGTTCAGCCAACCGCAGGACGCTGCGCCAGGAGGTCACTCTGGCGCGGTTTCAAAACAGCGCTGTATCCCTAAAGGAGCTCAATGAGATGGTCACGGACCGCGGTGTCACCTGCCCTGGCGGCGGCACTTATTCCGTAGAGCAGGCGGGTGATGCCTGCCTGGTGGTCTGCTCCAAGCACACCAAACAGGTGGACGGCAGTTTACTGGTAGACCAGTTTGCCAAGGGCTTGCAGGCTGTGTTGGACGCCAACAGCGAGATGAGCAGCAAATGGACGGACAGTACTGCCAACACCCGTGTGGATTCCGGTGGAAAGAACTGGGCTCCCACGGTAACCGGAGCCATGGACCGCTATCCCGACCTTGCCATACAGTCCTGGGTGATCTTGAACAACAAGACAGGCTCCTCTCCCGCCGGAGTGGAATATGTCTGGTCCACCTATGACGTCAGCGCCGGAGCATATAAGCAGGTCCCGGCGATCTCCTACTCAGTTGATACGGGCAAATACTCCGTGGCGATGAGCAATGTGGCGCTCTACAGCAGTACAGACGCCTCCGATGGCAGTCTGTATTCCTATTATGTTTTTGCGAATAACGCGCAAAACAGTGGGTTCAACCATACCGGGGAAAAGAATTTAACTTACGAAGAGGCCCTTTCGCTCTATAATCAGCTGAGTCCGGTAAAAAAATAGGCCACGAAAAAAATACCCTTGCAAAGCGCTTCCGGGTGTGGTAATATCATTTTTGCATCCGGGTGTGGCGAAGTTTGGTATCGCGCTTGAATGGGGTTCAAGAGGCCGCTGGTTCGAATCCAGTCACTCGGACCAAACAATGATAATCCGAACTATATGATTCAGGTGGGTCATATAGTTCGGGTTTATCATTTCTATTGAGAATGTACTATGATAAGCAAGGGCGGGAACATATTCCTGCCCTTGCTCACTTGATATGCTTTATGCTATTATGTAATTATTGAAGATCCTCTTAATATAAAAGAGTTTGAAAGGAGGTTCCGAATGAAAAAGAAAACTAAATATACGATTATTGTTTCCCTTGTTGCCCTTGTCTATTTCATCCAGCTTTATCGTGGCCTTTTTCCTGCTCCCATACCAGGCATGATTCAAACTGGTGCCAAAAGTGAACCTTTAGGTGCATACATAGCCGCCTTTCTTTCTGCGATTTTAACATGGGGTTTGCTTGAAGGATTATATGGGCTATTTGAAAAATTCAAGAAGAAATAATTTAGTTTTCAATGTCAAATATATCACAGGAACACTTTATGGGTGTCTATATTTTTAACTTCATAATGTGTGTATAGAGTAAGGCGGGAGCATCGGTTAAGATGTTCCCGCATTGTCGCTTATTCGTTCTTCATAATTGTTGGCGGTCAGCTCAATGTCAAAGTTTCCATCCGCTCCCAAACGCCTTTCAGGTGAAAAAGAACAAGCCCGAAAGATGGATCGACCACTCTTCCGGGCTTATCATTCATTTCTATCACAGATTTCCAAACGGGAACCCGCATTTCCCAAAAACAAGAATCACCAGCCCGTCGATCAACGCCATGGACAGGGCCACCGGGAGCACCTTTCGGATGATCTTTCCCTCCTGGCCGGAAAGGCCCGTGGTGGAGGTTCCAAGGATGACATTTCCCGGGGCAAACGCAGTG
This window of the Dysosmobacter acutus genome carries:
- a CDS encoding prepilin-type N-terminal cleavage/methylation domain-containing protein, with protein sequence MKKGFTLMEMLIVVAIIAVLAAIAVPTFAHRMDTTREVACSANRRTLRQEVTLARFQNSAVSLKELNEMVTDRGVTCPGGGTYSVEQAGDACLVVCSKHTKQVDGSLLVDQFAKGLQAVLDANSEMSSKWTDSTANTRVDSGGKNWAPTVTGAMDRYPDLAIQSWVILNNKTGSSPAGVEYVWSTYDVSAGAYKQVPAISYSVDTGKYSVAMSNVALYSSTDASDGSLYSYYVFANNAQNSGFNHTGEKNLTYEEALSLYNQLSPVKK